One genomic segment of Hypanus sabinus isolate sHypSab1 unplaced genomic scaffold, sHypSab1.hap1 scaffold_602, whole genome shotgun sequence includes these proteins:
- the LOC132389563 gene encoding zinc finger protein 239-like, translating to MAHQGVHIRERPFTCSVCGKRFIKSSDLLSHQRVHTGEKPFTCSDCGKSFTHLCNLQNHQPVHTGERPFTCSECGKGFTQSSHLKVHQRVHTGEKPFICSVCGKGFTDSSTRQKHQRVHTGEKSFTCSECGKGFTDSSCLLVHQRVHTREKPFTCSECGKGFTQSSHLQRHQRVHTGEKPFKCSECGKRFTQSSTLQAHQRIHTGEKPFTCSVCGKQFTLSFQLLKHQRVHTGERPFACSKCGKRFAGSSNLQRHQQVHTGEKPFTCSVCGKGFTQSSQLLAHQSIHNGEWP from the coding sequence atggctcaccagggagttcacatcagggagcggccattcacttgctcagtctgtgggaagagattcattaaatcatccgacctgctgagtcatcagcgagttcacactggggagaagccgttcacctgctcagactgtgggaagagcttCACTCACTTATGcaacctacagaatcatcagccagttcacactggggagaggccattcacctgctcagaatgtgggaagggattcactcagtcatcccatctgaaggttcatcagcgagttcacactggggagaagccattcatctgctcagtctgtggaaagggattcactgattcatccacccggcagaaacatcagcgagttcacactggggagaagtcgttcacctgctcagaatgtgggaagggattcacggaTTCATCctgcctactggtacatcagcgagttcacactagggagaagccgttcacctgctcagaatgtgggaagggattcactcagtcatcccacctgcagagacatcagcgagttcacactggggagaagccattcaaatgctcagaatgtgggaagagattcactcaatcttccaccctacaggcacaccagcgaattcacactggggagaagccattcacttgctcagtctgtgggaaacaattcactctgtcATTCCAActactgaaacaccagcgagttcacacaggggaacGGCCGTTCGCCTGCTCAAAATGTGGGAAGAGGTTCGCTggatcatccaacctacagagacatcagcaagttcacactggggagaagccgttcacttgctcagtctgtgggaagggattcacccagTCGTCCCAACTACTGGCTCACCAGTCaattcacaatggggagtggccatag
- the LOC132389564 gene encoding NACHT, LRR and PYD domains-containing protein 3-like, which translates to MHQGSSSGGAPVTSTTGKDTGPSSVITKLLANCDDSQLLRLTEFYRDRLEQAMEGGVHGVSLALMAKNQFSVQEHRKISDLADKGERADSSKLLLSLVMEKGSRARRVMWETFVKMRIGVPEMDKILKEIQEHGCDPSHQPIPAQHLLKVLSELEDLRVITELLASWDDSQLLRLMDFYRDSLEQAMEGGVHGVSLALTAENQFSGEEHRKISDLADKGERADSSKLLLSLVMEKGSRARRVMWESFVKMRIGVPKLDKILKEIQIYGCDPSHRPIPAQLLLKFLSELKDVQQKHKETLRAQTETLRVNTILMREKVKVFQLVDRYAELTVISTVRDRLMVEHELLARGRDHEEWREKHLCGELEKLQMDQLFQSSFSQTNSKSGSSAAVAGVPGIGKTTMVQKIVHDWATGKIYQQFQFVFSFKFRDLNTINCRINLKELILNQYPYFGNILREVWKNPEGSLFIFDGLDEFNDQINFSDSRRDTETRCTCTDPEYKCKVSDILYSLIQHKLLPGCSVLVTTRPTALHLLEKAEIGTEAEILGFSGEERKEYFIKHFEDQTVAEAVYKHVEENEILYSMSYNPSYCWILALALGPFFTQRVRDPQRVPKTITQLYSYYIYNILKNHGREIENPRDVLLRVGQLAFRGVSERKIVFTDGDLINYNLQPSQFLSGFLMELLEREDSARSVVYTFPHLTIQEFVAAVAQFLIPDGRDIMKLLTEAHCVKDGRFEVFLRFVAGLSNPVTARGLEEFLGPFPNETTCRVIDWVKEEVKRQSGNTESKAGNRSLLNTLHYLFEFHNRGLAQAALESMDTLSFCGMTLTPIDCAVLSHVIGLCDTIKHLDLEYCLIQSEGSQRLGPGLHKCQDLRLAGNELGDSGVKLVSAALRNPECKIRKLGLDNVDLTVSGAENLASALGTNRSLMDLNMDRNKLGDTGVKLVSVALRNPECKIQKLGLRDISLSDSGVEDLVSALRTNPSLTELDLSENKLGDSGVKLVSAALRNPECKIQKLLLYNVGLRDSGAEDLASALITNPSLTELDLGLNSLTDRSVPALRRLILTLPSLERIWLHWNRFSPTGERELRSLQEPRPGLRVEL; encoded by the exons ATGCATCAAGGTTCCAGCAGTGGAGGAGCTCCAGTGACGTCAacaacgggaaaggacacgg GTCCGAGCTCAGTGATCACCAAGCTCCTGGCAAACTGTGACGATTCCCAGCTGCTGCGGTTGACGGAATTCTACagggacaggctggagcaggcgatggaaggaggggtgcacggagtgagcctggcgttaatggccaagaatcagttcagtgtacaggaacatcgg aaaatctctgatctcgctgataagggagagcgggcggacagttctaaactcctcctgagcctggtgatggagaaaggctcccgcgctcggagggtgatgtgggaaacctttgtgaaaatgaGGATTGGTGTTCCAGAGatggacaaaatactgaaggaaatacaggaaCATG gttGTGATCCTTCCCATCAACCAATTCCCGCTCAACATTTACTAAAGGTTCTCAGTGAGCTGGAAG ATCTGAGAGTGATCACCGAGCTCCTGGCAAGCTGGGACGATTCCCAGCTGCTGCGGTTGATGGACTTCTACcgggacagtctggagcaggcgatggaaggaggggtgcacggagtgagcctggcgttaacggccgagaatcagttcagcggagaggaacatcgg aaaatctctgatctggctgataagggagagcgggcggacagttctaaactcctcctgagcctggtgatggagaaaggctcccgtgcccggagggtgatgtgggaatcctttgtgaaaATGAGGATTGGTGTCCCAAagttggacaaaatactgaaggaaatccAGATTTATG GTTGTGATCCTTCCCATCGACCAATTCCCGCTCAACTTTTACTAAAGTTTCTCAgtgagctgaaag atgtccaacagaaacacaaggagactctgcgggcacaaactgaaacactgagagtgaacacgatcctgatgagggagaaggtgaaggttttccagctggttgatcgatacgctgagctcacggtcatttctactgttcgagaccGGCtaatggtggaacatgagctgctggcaagaggcagagaccacgaggagtggagagaaaaacatctcTGCGGAGAGCTGGAGAAACTCCAGATGGatcagttgttccagagcagcttttcccaaACTAACTCCAAATCTGggagttcagcagcagtggccggagtcccagggatcgggaaaacaacaatggtacaaaagattgttcatGACTGGGCcacagggaaaatataccaacagttccagtttgtcttcagtttcaaattccgcgatttaaacaccattaactgcagaataaacctgaaggaactgatcctgaatcagtatccttactttgggaatatcctgagagaggtctggaagaacccagagggatcgctgtttatattcgatggtttggatgaattcaatgacCAAATTAATTTTTCTGACAGTCGGAGAGACACGGAAACTCGGTGCACGTGCACAGATCCTGAAtacaagtgcaaggtgtctgacattctgtacagtttaatccagcacaagctgctcccagggtgttcagtgctggtgaccacccgtcccactgcgttacatttattggaaaaggctgagATCGGTACCgaagctgaaatcctgggattttcaggtgaggaacggaaggaatatttcatcaaacattttgaagatcagacggtggcggaaGCTGTTTACAAACACGTGGAGGAGAATGAGATCCTGTActccatgagctacaacccctcctactgctggatcctcgctctggcactgggcccctttttcacacaaagagtcagggacccacagcgagttcccaagaccattacccaactgtactcctactacatttacaacatcctgaaaaaccatggccgtgagattgagaacccccgtgatgtgttactcagggttggtcagttggccttcagaggagtgtccgagaggaagattgtgtttacagatggagatttgatcaactacaatctgcagccttcccagttcctgtccgggttcctgatggagcttttggagagagaggattctgcccggagcgtggtgtacacattcccacacctcaccatccaagagtttgtagctgcagtcgcacaattcctgatcccagatggcagagatatcatgaaactcctcactgaagcccactgTGTGAaggatgggcgatttgaggtatttctccgttttgttgctggtctctccaacccagtgacagctcggggcctggaggagtttctgggtccatttcccaatgaaacaacctgccgggtgattgactgggtgaaggaggaggttaaacgccagagtggaaacacagagagtAAAGCTGGTAataggagcctcctgaacacattgcactacctgtttgagtttcataatcgtggactggctcaggccgcactggaaTCTATGGATACACTTTCATTctgtggaatgacactgaccccgattgactgcgcggtcctgtctcatgtcatcggactctgtgatacaataaaacacctcgacctggagTACTGCCTCATTCAAAGTGAAGGAAGCCAGCgactgggacccgggctgcacaagtgccaggatttgag acttgcggggaatgaactgggagattcaggagtgaaactggtttctgcggctctgaggaacccggagtgtaaaatacggaaactggg gttGGACAATGTCGATCTTACAGTTTCTGGCGCTGAGAATCTTGCCTCCGCTCTCGGAACAAACCGATCACTGATGGATTTGAACATGGAtcgtaataaactgggagatacaggagtgaaactggtgtctgtggctctgaggaacccggagtgtaaaatacagaaactggg GCTGAGAGATATCAGTCTCTCAGATTCTGGtgtcgaggatctcgtctccgctctcagaacaaacccatcactgacggagctggatcTGAGTgaaaataaactgggagattcaggagtgaaactggtttctgcggctctgaggaacccggagtgtaaaatacagaaactgct gctgtacaATGTCGGTCTCAGGGATTCTGGCGCCGAGGATCTCGCTTCCGCTCTcattacaaacccatcactgacggagctggacctggGATTAAACTcactgacagaccgatctgtccccgctctccgccgcctcatattgaccctcccgagtctggagcggatctg gctgcacTGGAATCGGTTCAGTCCAACAGGAGAGAGGGAACTGAGATcactgcaggaacccagaccaggactgagagtggagttgtga